A DNA window from Candidatus Bodocaedibacter vickermanii contains the following coding sequences:
- the murC gene encoding UDP-N-acetylmuramate--L-alanine ligase produces MRTPPFSIERIHLVGIGGIGMSGIAEILHHLGYKVQGSDLSDNYNVTRLKRLGINVIVGHQAENVSEIDVVVVSSAVNESNPEIQQARKLQIPVVKRAEMLAELMRLKWTISVGGSHGKTTTTSLVAMLLKQAECDPTVISGGILNSFGTNARLGKGDMMVVEADESDGSFQYLPSTMIVATNIDPEHMNYYGTLDKLKEAFVNFIEQIPFYGLGAVCGDDENVQSILPQLTNKRIVTYGFKESNNVQAKNVRLTSEGAYFDVEFHTPFKWSSVQNHQEIKDLKLSMVGAHNVLNALVVVCIAQEMGISDDVLRKTFEEFEGVKRRFTVTGIVNDVTFVDDYAHHPTEIRAVIKGAVSIKKGRLFVIVQPHRYSRLKDHFLDFIDVFNEERGVDKIYVTPVYAAGEAPLEGYNSETLVNEALTKGVSAVHIPSEEALKMTLLKTVQPNDMVIFMGAGNITQWAYDMPDLYKAVVV; encoded by the coding sequence ATGCGTACTCCTCCCTTTTCAATAGAACGAATTCACTTGGTTGGTATTGGTGGTATTGGAATGAGTGGAATTGCAGAGATTTTGCATCATTTGGGATATAAAGTTCAGGGCAGTGATTTGTCAGACAATTATAATGTAACACGCTTAAAGCGTTTGGGGATTAATGTCATCGTTGGACACCAGGCTGAGAACGTGTCTGAAATTGACGTTGTTGTGGTGTCATCGGCCGTGAATGAATCGAATCCAGAAATTCAACAGGCGCGCAAGTTACAAATACCCGTTGTTAAGCGTGCTGAAATGCTTGCAGAATTAATGCGTTTAAAGTGGACAATCTCTGTGGGTGGAAGCCATGGAAAAACCACTACCACATCCTTAGTTGCAATGTTATTAAAACAAGCCGAATGTGATCCAACGGTGATTAGTGGTGGGATCTTAAATAGTTTTGGTACGAATGCAAGGTTAGGTAAAGGCGATATGATGGTCGTTGAGGCGGATGAATCCGATGGATCATTTCAATACTTACCCTCAACCATGATTGTTGCAACCAACATCGATCCAGAGCATATGAATTATTATGGAACGCTTGATAAGTTAAAAGAAGCCTTCGTAAACTTTATAGAACAAATACCATTTTATGGATTGGGAGCGGTATGTGGTGATGATGAAAATGTTCAGTCCATCCTTCCTCAATTAACGAATAAACGGATTGTAACCTATGGTTTTAAAGAATCGAATAACGTTCAGGCTAAAAACGTACGTTTAACATCCGAGGGTGCCTATTTTGATGTAGAGTTTCATACACCCTTTAAATGGTCCAGTGTGCAAAATCATCAAGAAATTAAAGATTTAAAGCTATCGATGGTGGGGGCTCATAACGTATTAAATGCCTTGGTTGTTGTGTGCATTGCCCAAGAAATGGGCATTTCAGATGATGTGTTACGTAAAACATTTGAAGAGTTTGAAGGTGTAAAGCGACGCTTTACGGTGACAGGTATTGTAAATGATGTAACGTTTGTGGACGATTATGCCCACCACCCAACAGAAATTCGTGCTGTCATTAAAGGTGCTGTTTCCATTAAAAAAGGACGCTTGTTTGTCATCGTGCAACCTCATCGGTATTCGCGGTTAAAAGATCATTTTCTTGATTTTATTGATGTGTTTAATGAAGAACGCGGAGTCGACAAAATCTACGTAACGCCCGTATATGCGGCAGGGGAAGCCCCTCTTGAGGGTTATAATAGTGAAACATTAGTGAATGAGGCTTTGACGAAGGGTGTGAGTGCAGTGCACATTCCATCCGAAGAAGCATTAAAAATGACGCTGTTAAAAACAGTGCAACCCAATGATATGGTCATTTTTATGGGGGCTGGAAATATTACTCAGTGGGCTTACGATATGCCAGATCTATATAAAGCAGTCGTCGTATAA
- the murG gene encoding undecaprenyldiphospho-muramoylpentapeptide beta-N-acetylglucosaminyltransferase has product MASTIILAAGGTGGHIFPAEAIATALTLKGHKVIFITDRAGRKFDRLPPSVQIMVLPMCRRKNSFIGMAKFGWGLLRSMYHVYRGYKMMKPSIVIGFGGYPAFPPVVVAQGLKIPTILHEQNAVLGQVNRILCKGVKHLALSFDNTQKVETKASVTVTGTPVRDVFYEFRETDYAVFDSNEKIHVLVTGGSQGAKVFSTVIPKAIAKLPEALKHRLSIIHQCPKGDVDSLSMAYKDAGVQAEVVDFIENMSEQISTAHLVIARAGASTLAELEIIGRPVILVPFPGAKDDHQWVNAQHIQQAKAGWCVRQHEFTSDYLANQLECLINDPKLLYDAAIKMKALGRTTSTEDIINLIETELNKDR; this is encoded by the coding sequence ATGGCATCCACAATTATATTAGCAGCAGGCGGCACGGGTGGGCATATTTTCCCAGCAGAGGCGATTGCAACAGCATTGACGTTAAAAGGACACAAGGTCATTTTCATTACGGATCGGGCAGGGCGTAAGTTTGATCGGTTGCCTCCTTCTGTACAAATCATGGTGCTGCCGATGTGTCGTCGCAAAAATAGTTTTATTGGAATGGCCAAATTTGGTTGGGGATTGTTAAGATCTATGTACCATGTTTACCGCGGGTATAAAATGATGAAGCCTTCGATAGTTATTGGTTTTGGCGGATATCCTGCTTTTCCCCCTGTGGTGGTTGCTCAAGGGTTAAAAATACCGACTATTTTGCATGAACAAAATGCAGTTCTAGGTCAAGTGAACCGTATCTTATGCAAGGGGGTAAAACACTTAGCATTATCCTTTGACAACACACAAAAAGTTGAAACCAAAGCCTCAGTTACGGTTACGGGAACGCCTGTTCGTGATGTGTTTTATGAATTCCGTGAAACAGACTATGCAGTGTTTGATTCTAATGAAAAGATCCATGTGTTAGTGACCGGTGGAAGCCAAGGTGCTAAAGTCTTTTCAACGGTGATACCCAAAGCTATCGCCAAGTTACCAGAAGCGCTTAAACATCGTTTGTCGATCATTCATCAATGTCCCAAAGGTGATGTGGATAGCTTAAGTATGGCGTATAAAGATGCCGGGGTTCAGGCAGAAGTTGTTGATTTTATTGAAAACATGTCAGAGCAAATCTCAACAGCGCATCTTGTCATTGCAAGGGCTGGAGCCTCAACATTGGCAGAATTGGAAATCATTGGGCGACCTGTAATTTTGGTTCCATTTCCAGGTGCAAAGGATGATCATCAATGGGTCAATGCCCAGCATATTCAGCAAGCAAAAGCTGGATGGTGTGTGCGTCAGCATGAATTCACGTCTGACTATTTAGCCAATCAATTAGAGTGCTTGATTAACGACCCTAAACTCTTATATGATGCAGCAATAAAAATGAAGGCTTTGGGGCGAACAACATCAACCGAAGACATCATTAACTTAATCGAAACAGAACTTAATAAGGACAGATAA
- a CDS encoding glycosyltransferase — MNECHKKRNKIYQACLVSLCMFGTLSNVIGEASKNLKLEVKLSPNLCGEQKANYRIMITNHPAAFGEVQAVQRLTKAASNLGWEWAIIECLDKQPDYVSQIKPNFVVSLRAEIAPVPGAIHLLYLHVPMFMYVNKEGVFRNKDYPNVLNYDGFLSVVPDAEPIRLAYEAQNHKKFYNVHTVFSVQTTDFKDTPKTRLCHWGCIWDKARGSDHYQRFYQLLDQTGYFDLYGHPSSWVKMNLTSYRGLLPVDDHTVVDTIANCGIALVLHSHEHIKGRVPTSRIFEAAAASAVIICDHHPFVEKEFGDSVLYVDPNQDPEKVFAQIDAHVKWVHENPDKAIQLAKRSHTIFMERFTLENELLKIAKLYESMSEK; from the coding sequence ATGAACGAATGTCACAAAAAAAGAAATAAGATCTATCAGGCATGTCTTGTATCCTTGTGTATGTTTGGAACACTATCTAATGTTATCGGTGAAGCATCTAAAAATTTAAAGTTAGAGGTTAAGCTATCCCCCAATTTGTGTGGCGAACAAAAAGCAAACTATCGCATCATGATTACAAACCATCCTGCCGCCTTTGGAGAAGTTCAAGCCGTGCAACGCTTAACAAAAGCGGCCAGTAATTTGGGGTGGGAGTGGGCAATTATTGAATGTTTAGACAAACAACCAGACTATGTCAGCCAGATAAAGCCAAATTTTGTAGTATCCTTAAGGGCAGAAATTGCACCTGTGCCTGGGGCGATACATTTATTATACCTGCATGTTCCTATGTTTATGTATGTAAATAAAGAGGGAGTCTTTCGAAATAAAGATTACCCAAACGTTTTAAACTACGATGGGTTTCTTTCAGTTGTTCCTGATGCAGAACCGATTCGATTGGCCTATGAAGCGCAAAACCATAAGAAATTCTATAATGTTCATACCGTGTTCAGTGTTCAAACCACTGATTTTAAAGATACCCCCAAAACACGGTTATGTCATTGGGGATGTATTTGGGACAAAGCCAGGGGAAGTGATCATTACCAACGGTTTTATCAGTTGTTAGATCAGACGGGATATTTTGATTTATATGGGCATCCAAGCTCGTGGGTTAAAATGAATCTGACATCTTACCGAGGATTGCTTCCTGTTGATGACCATACAGTGGTTGATACGATAGCAAACTGTGGTATAGCACTTGTCTTACACAGTCATGAGCATATTAAGGGGCGTGTGCCCACATCACGTATTTTTGAAGCAGCAGCAGCGTCTGCAGTGATTATTTGTGATCATCATCCGTTTGTGGAAAAAGAGTTTGGAGATTCGGTGTTATACGTTGATCCCAATCAAGATCCAGAAAAAGTATTTGCACAAATTGATGCCCACGTAAAATGGGTGCATGAAAATCCAGATAAAGCTATTCAGCTTGCTAAGCGTTCTCATACCATTTTTATGGAACGATTTACATTGGAAAACGAATTATTAAAAATAGCAAAACTATACGAATCGATGTCTGAAAAGTAA
- a CDS encoding glycosyltransferase gives MRIVSVAMMIISLGSFLCNVNASNTKRSEKSPKYRVIIANLPEDFFGEVQAIHRIAKAARNLGWDCKIVDEYSKHPECVADYQPNFVISLHQEVKPFRNTVPHFLYVHHALNVYLDKQGKLDTKRFPNILSYDGFIEVTPNIDPIKQAFVAKYHQPFYSTKSVFSVPKRDFNDSPKLRLIYWGSTWDKARREYYKPFYDLLDQTGYLDIYGPAWSWEKMGLQSYRGLLPMDDHTVVDKISESGIALILHSHVHLNGGVPTSRIFEAAAASAVIICDHHPFVEKEFGDAVLYIDPNQDPEKVFAQIDAHVKWVHENPDKAIGLAKRSHTIFMERFTLENELLKIGQMYERMSQKKK, from the coding sequence ATGCGTATAGTTTCTGTAGCCATGATGATTATATCATTGGGATCATTCTTATGTAACGTGAATGCCAGTAACACGAAGCGATCTGAAAAATCTCCTAAATATCGCGTAATTATTGCAAACCTACCCGAGGATTTTTTTGGTGAGGTTCAAGCGATTCATCGTATCGCAAAAGCTGCACGCAATTTAGGTTGGGATTGTAAAATTGTGGATGAATATAGTAAGCATCCTGAATGTGTGGCAGACTATCAACCGAACTTTGTGATCTCTTTGCATCAAGAAGTAAAACCGTTCAGAAACACAGTGCCTCATTTTTTATATGTGCATCATGCATTGAATGTCTATCTGGATAAGCAAGGTAAGTTGGATACAAAGCGTTTTCCAAATATTTTATCATATGATGGGTTTATTGAGGTTACCCCCAATATTGATCCCATAAAACAAGCATTTGTAGCAAAGTATCATCAACCTTTTTATTCAACTAAATCAGTATTCAGTGTTCCAAAGCGGGACTTTAACGACTCCCCCAAACTGCGCCTTATCTATTGGGGCAGTACGTGGGACAAAGCTCGCAGAGAGTATTACAAACCATTTTATGATTTGTTAGATCAGACGGGGTATTTGGATATATATGGTCCTGCATGGTCGTGGGAGAAAATGGGGTTACAGTCATATCGTGGGTTACTGCCAATGGATGACCATACCGTTGTTGATAAAATTTCAGAATCGGGAATTGCGTTAATTTTACACAGCCATGTTCATTTAAATGGCGGCGTTCCAACATCACGTATTTTTGAAGCCGCAGCAGCGTCTGCAGTGATTATTTGTGATCATCACCCGTTTGTGGAAAAAGAATTTGGGGATGCTGTTTTATATATTGATCCCAATCAAGATCCAGAAAAAGTATTTGCACAAATTGATGCCCACGTGAAATGGGTGCATGAAAATCCAGATAAAGCTATTGGATTGGCCAAGCGTTCACATACCATTTTTATGGAACGATTTACATTGGAAAACGAATTATTAAAGATAGGTCAAATGTATGAACGAATGTCACAAAAAAAGAAATAA